From the genome of Microtus pennsylvanicus isolate mMicPen1 chromosome 17, mMicPen1.hap1, whole genome shotgun sequence:
ggagcctgtcctggaactcactttgtagaccaggctagtctcaaattcaaatatccacctgcctttgcctcctgagtgctgggattaaaggtgtgcatcaccaccatcgcccagtttAGCCCATactagtctttctttctttctttttttttttttttttttgttttttctctgtgtagcagccctaactgtcctgaaactaactcttgtagaccaggtggcctcaaatgcacagagatccgcctgcctctacctcccaagtgctgggattaaagtgcaccactactgcctgggaAACCCAGTTTTCATGCCTCAGCTCCCAAGCACTAAGATTAGAGATGTGAAGATTAATTGCTTTCAAACAGTTTCAGCAATAATCTAGATTTTAGTTTACTTATAGCCTGTTAATACAGCAATTACATTCATGTGACAATATAACAGTTAATTTATAAAGTGCTGTATAAATCCAACtaattgtattttcttcttgACCAACTGTCATAGATATTCTATTGTAGCTCGCTCACtctcatctttattttctaaactttACTTTGTTTAACTGTTAAGGTAGAATcacaaaaaggaacaaaagacaaAGGCTATCATCCTTATTCAGAGACTAGGAATAGACTTTATCTAATAACCACCAATGTAAATTTTAGGTTGtgttgattttttgtttgcttcataCACTTCCCTAATACTGGAATAATGTTACAAAGCTTTATTTAACTAAATGTTATCCTTAGTAAAGACAATTGGTTAATTTTTTCAGAAACCTTGATGTAAAATGGAGATGTAGCTGAAAGAGCATTTGCCTATCAACTCCAAAACCCTGGGTTTAATCTCAAGCactaagaaagaaggaaaaagcaaaaatagtATGACATATAGTGCTTGTGAAAAgtgttttatttgaaattatatctgcttttaaactctttaaaaatattttaagccaGGCTGTTGTGGCTCATGCCttcaatcacagcactcaggaggcagaggcaggtggatctctggagtttgaggtcagaggacaattctaTGGAGCTAGTTCTGCAAGTTCAGTCCTGATTCAGTCTCTATGAGAGTTccagaggtcaaactcaggtcatcagtcgtCTGTGGTAAGTAAGCAAGGTCTTTTATTTGCTGAACCATTTTGccagcccatttttttttcaaaaaatgtttttaataatgaGAAGTCTCTCCTATGTCTTGTTGATAGTAAGCCTccaggagaagacagaacagtgaCAGTGTAAGAGCACTTAGGAATACTGTAGTGCTACTCAGAGTTGGGTACATTACACTTCAGGTAGTAAACATTGTAACCATCTTCTTTAATGTCTTAATATTTTAGGTGGCAGAAGTTTTACAAGTACCTCCAATGAGAGTATATGAAGTAGCAactttttatacaatgtataatcGAAAGCCAGTTGGAAAGTACCACATTCAGGTCTGCACTACTACACCTTGTATGCTTCGAGATTCTGACAGCATATTGGAGACCCTTCAAAGAAAGCTTGGTATGGGatacttcatttcttttgttaaCAGTACCAAGATCAGCCCAGGGTGTGGTTACATAAAACCTTAAtgcccagcacttgagaggcagagacaagcggatctacaaagtgagttccaagacagacaaaaCTACGTAGAGAAGCCTTGTTTTGAAATACCTCCCCCACCTctccattcccccctcccccccaaaaaacccaacaacaccAAGATGGTCTAACAGGCTATGGTGGTGCAcccctataatcttagcactcgggatGCTGAGACAGGATTGTTGAGCTCTTCTAGGTCAGTCAAGGCTTTATAGTAAGCTCTGGGTTAGCTTGGGCTATACATTCAGAACCTAGACCAGTAGTTCCTTTCTGTCTATACTCCCTGCCTCCCAGATCAAATTGTCTTTCTAGATCTGACATTTTCCACCTAAAATTTTCAACTTCAATTTATCTTATTTGGTTTGTACTTtcttaatacttaaaaaaaatttgcttttatttctagtTTGCATTTTTTGATTTTCGGCTTCAAGTCTAAGCTTTTAATCTATGTTAACCATTAAGTGTGTTTATAAGGCTTCTAGGAAAGTTGTCTTTCATATGTCAGCATTTGTCACAAAACAAAGACTGTtcatggcctggagagatggctcagcttaaTGTACTGCTTTTCggaggacctcagttcagttcctACCTAGCATCTGtatatcaggtagctcacaaccatctcttgGGGTATCTGCACTtacatgtgtgagtatgcatatacaaacacaagtgaaaataattataattttaagatgTTCATGTACTTTTCCAGAGAAGCAACGGAGTAAGTAGCAATAAGGGAAGTTTTAAATAGGTCTAAATAGAGCATACTTATAAAATAATTGGCCATTTTCCATACAAAATTGCCATTGTTGCTTTTTTAACTTTGTGAAGTTAAAGTATCTTCCTGTACTGAAGAAACAGGACTTCACACTAGAGGCGAGCACTTTCAACACTGACTTGCCTTGCATCCTCAGCCCTCCCCCCCTTTTTCaatttgtttgagataggatcttactgaGTTGACCAAGCTGTTCCTGCTTGTAGTCCTCAGTCTTTCAAGTAGCAGATCTTTGTCACCagttgtggctttttttttctcttcgaGTCCTTGCATGCCACAGATGCATTTAGGTGATGTTTAAGTATATAAGGCAGGAAGCTCAAGTTGGCCCCAAACCCAGCTCTAAGGCTTAGATTCTGATAGCTGCTTGGTATGTAGTATGTAGCACGACTAATAAAAAcgtagagacagatattggggttcaacctgaagaccagaaaagcaaagcaaccaaccactagagagatcttttacctctaccaagtcttcagaccaaaagggcaagATTCAGGCTCCACTCCAGTGAGCTCCTCCCCTTTATACTCCTCTCTCCATCTagccatattgctcctgtctccaaacactggggttaaaggtgtgagccaccatcaccgggacctgtttctggatcagtcttgtgtagcccaaggtagccttgaactcccagagatctatctgcctctgtctcctgaatcctgggatcaaaggtgtgtgccaccactccctgacctctagtaGCTTAACTTTGCATTCTGACcttaagctttatttattgaaatacaaataaaaatcactaTAATATTAGTTATGTCAGGTTTTATATCCTTTCTTATTTAGCACATAAAGGTAATATATCTGTGCTTACATTGTGTGGTATAGCTGGACTTTTTGTAAAGCACAGTGTTCACATCGTTTTGCTATTACAGATGGAGTTACCCTAGTATTTTCACATGTATACATTGAATGCTCTTCATGTTGTGTATTAAGATTGTgtataaggggctggagagatggctcagaggttaagagcagtgcctgctcttccaaaggtcctgagttcaattcccagcaaccacatggtggctcacaaccatctgtaatgaggtctggtgccctcttctggccagcaggcatacacacagacagaatattgtatacataataaataaataaatattaaaaaaaaaagattgtgtatAAGAAAAAttgccgccgggcggtggtggcgcacccctttaatcccagcactcgggaggcagaggcaggcggatctctgtgagtttgaagccagcttggtccacaagagctagttccaggacaggctccaaagctacagagaaaccctgtctcaaaaaaccaaacaccaaaaaaaaaaaaaaaaagaaaaaagaaaaattgccaaGTCATACTTGCCATATTTTACCAATGTCTTCCTTTGAGTGTATGAGTATTCCTTAATAATCTTTGATCCTCAGTTTTCTGATTCTTTGCCAATCTCATGGTATAACTGTATTATTAGCAGTccaattatttgctttttttaaatgactttatttttatgttaaataaTGTGTTTGTGCAGtacccacagtggccagaaggcctgagactggagttagagGTTGTGAACcacttgtgggtgctgggaaccaaacccaggtcccctgcaagggcTGCCAATGCTCTAACTAGCAATTTCTCCAGCTCCTATTTACTTGCTTGTTTTGAAACTTGAGGGcaattttattagtttaaaagGAAAACCCCAAAGCAGGCATGGAGGTAAGCCCTGTAGCAAACCAGCAGCTAGGTGGTAGGGAAGTAGTTCTGTCTCAGCACAATGTGAATGAAAACTGAGTAAGCCTGCTCTCCAGGTTTTTATTGACTATAAAGGAACAAGCCTACTTAAGAAAGCATGGCACAgtagattttatgtttttatttattttgagatggaatcttgctatatagtccaggctggccttgaacttgagatctgtcttgctttccaagtgctgatttatattttgcttggtttttttcattttttacagaAATTTAATGCACATCAATATTTTTATATACCTCTGTAACATATTGTTGCTATGCCATTTTTCTTAAACCATATTGTTTTTAAGCTATAATCTATTTCTTACAGTGATCATTTACATTTTTTAGGAATAAAGGTTGGAGAGACTACACCTGACAAACTCTTCACTCTTATCGAAGTGGAGTGTTTAGGGGCCTGTGTAAACGCACCAATGGTTCAAATAAATGACAACTACTATGTGAGTATCCAACTTCACTTAAGCTAATATTCTAGAGTATcctatttaaaatactttatgtcCATGTGTGTTAGTTCTTGAGTTACTCATTTAGAAGAAACTATTTATGGAAGTATCTAGAaggttttaaaagatttatctttaaacattttgcatttttctccAGGATTTGATAAACTTGAGTTTTAAATTATGATGAATTTAATCATTTACATATAGTAGAAACCAAGATGTAATAACAACACTTTAGGgcatttacttagataatattgtCTATTGATATCATTATTTGCAGAAGAAATTATACATATGAGCAAAGCACCTCAAACCTTTTTCTCTGCAGATACTTCCTCTCATAATTTAGTGTGGATCCTTCTTATAGATGTTTAAAGCTTTTTCTGTATAGTCTATATCTGTAGTAATATGTGATATTTGCTTacgtttttaaaatgtgtaacatttaaaatgtttttaaatgtgtaacATACCTctattacatttttaagaaaatttttttttttattttatgtgcattagtgttttgcagTGGATGACAGGTCCCTAGaataggagttacagacagttacgagctgccgtgtaggtgctaggagttgaaccttggtcctctggtgGAGCAGACAGTggttcttaaccatggagccatctctgcagccccccccccaatactACTTTATACCTCAAGAGATTTTGTGTTTATCTCTTTAACTTTGATCTGTAAGTTATCTGGCAGTGTTCTTAACATCCAAATATGTGCCGTTTTctagttagcattttaaaattacttgCTGTCCCAATTATATCATGGTTTATCATTATAGTATTTTGttggtttatatttcttttgttttcagacaaggtttctatctgtagccctggctgttttgcatctctctctgtggatcaggctggccttgactctagagtttcacctgcctctgcctcctgagtgccaggattaaaggcacaggacaccaccatccagcttatttcttagaaattagttctttactcattaaccaataaacgcaacacacagaaggacctcccataccacacTTGAAATAAATGTAGTTTTGACTCTTTGGCTAAAGCTCTTGATATGTACTACATTATATATTAAAGTTATTCAGTTGTAGCTATCTtggtagataaataaatgaattaattttaaggatttacagattttttttgtaataGCAATTCATTAATGGCTTCAATTTTTCTATAGGAGGACCTAACACCCAAGGATATTGAAGAGATTATTGATGAACTCAGAGCTGGGAAAGTTCCAAAACCTGGGCCAAGGTATACTCTTACTTATATAATAAACTCTGACAGCGTGACTTACACTGTAGTAATCATAAccataatttttaagaattttattctcATAAATGTTGACTGGAAATTTACATATCGAAAGTTGTCACCTGGGCAAGAtaaactttttcttaaaaatctgtaagatcaggctggggagatgggtcagtgttGGTAATGTTCTTTCCATGTAAGCGTAAGGATAGGTGTTAGAATCCTAGAACACAAATGAAAGCTGAGTGGGAATGGTGGTCAGGCTCCAATCCCTGTTGGGAAGGAGTCAGGGAATCCCGAGCCAGGTGACTGACCAGCATGGATACAACACAAGCTGAGAGTCCAGCAGGAGACATTGGCTCTGTATGTAAGGTAGAGCGTAATAGAGGTAGACTTCTAACGTGACCTTGAGTTCAGCAGGAGACATTGGCTCTATATGTAAGGTAGAGCGTAATAGAGGTAGACTTCTAACATGACCTTGAGTTCAGCAGGAGACATTGGCTCTATATGTAAGGTAGAGCGTAAGAGAGGTAGACTTCTAACGTGACCTTGAGTTCAGCAGGAGACATTGGCTCTATATGTAAGGTAGAGAGTAAGAGAGGTAGACATCTAACGTGACCTTGAGTTCAGCAGGAGACATTGGCTCTATATGTAAGGTAGAGAGTAATAGAGGTAGACATCTAACATGACCTTGAGCCCCCAGGTACACATACACTTCATACACATATGGAAAAGAATCTTATAAAATAATCTGATCTGCCAGAACATTTATACTGAAAGAGAATCATATGCAAATAGAAGTCTGTTGCTTAAAAGTTCATATTACTAGAAGATTGATCTGAAGTTAGCTTCCTTCTTATTTCCACCTAAAGATCCAGTTTTCCCTTTCAATCAATAcaggataatttaaaatatttttaagattattatgttcatgtatagtgtgtatgtggaggtcagaggataactttgtggagttggttctctccttacaCTTGTACAAGAGTTCCAGGTTTTGAGTTTGTGTTGCTCACCATTTGCAGCAATCACTTTTTTCTACTAAACCATGTCACAGACCCCAATACAAAGTAAGCTTTATTACTGGTTTTTTTCTCTTAGTACAAATCGTTTAAATACCTTTTCCAAAAAATAATGGTTACTTTTCTTGAAATAACAATCTTTTATTCTTCCTATCTTTTTTGTCGTATTGAATATCACAGGATCTTTAATTGGTTCTTCTAATATGACATAGTTTGATTTCTCAACTAATTATGTACAGCCATATGCCACATAATGATATTTAATCAGCAATAGGCCACAGATAGTACCAAAAAATTACAATAAAGCTGAAAAGTTCCTTTTATATTAttgacagggtcttactttgttgccctggctggcatggaactctaACTATATAGACcatgttagccttgaactcacagaggtctatctgcctctgcttcagagtgatgagattaaaggtgtgtaccaccatacctggtcagagttcttttttaagaaaataatgtgTAAATGTTAATCACTAATAATCattacttgcttttcttttcaggaGTGGGCGTTTCTGTTGTGAGCCAGCTGGAGGCCTTACCTCTTTGACCGAACCACCCAAAGGACCTGGCTTTGGTGTGCAAGCAGGCCTTTAACTTATACTCGGCTGTAAAAACTGTCActggagaaataaaatattagccTATCTGCAAATGCTTCATATTGTTTGTTTCTCTCCACTGTACAGCTCGGCAATAACCTAGCAACTTGCAGCTGTTAAGTATTatgtcaaaacaacaaaacatcacCTTACTCTACCTGTAAAGACTCTTATTATTATAATCAAGTTACTCTAGTGTCACCATTTTAAATTGCCAAGTCATTTCTATCAGTATTAGGTTATGATGAAATAAAAGTTCTCCAAATTTcaaacatgtttttctttcccaTCTCTAGATGTGGCCAAGTTTTatgttaacattttctttttataagccTTATCAGTATTTTCATTAAACATTTCAATATTTAAGCATACAGTCATTACCATATTTCTAACTTGTAAACCTCACTGTTAGTAATAGGGGTAAGAGGGTTTTCTccaaaagcattttatttatgtttgtgttgAAACAGGTTCCCgttctgtagccctggttgtatGTAGACCACTGCCTTCCAAGTTTAGGATTACAGTAAAAGCATTACTAGTAGGAAGAAAAGTTAAGCCAATTTGATGTTATCTTTGattataactatttatttatttgtttatttatttatttagatacaggctctccctctgtagacctggctggccccGTCCCCTGAGTGctagaactaaaggtgtgcacctgccaccacacctggccttttatctgtattttgtcgttgttgttttgagGCGGGGTTTCACCGCCTTTTGCTATATTCttaacagagaaagcatacaatAATTAACTGATGGAGTTAGTGTGATGCATTTTAGAAATTGGTGAATATGAACATGTTTGTATGAATAAAATTCTTACATTCAATTCAAAAATGACGTAATAATACAGTATTTGGGAAAAGTCAGAAAGAAATagcttaattatttaattaatggaATAATCAGATCGCTTCAGGATTTATCAGTCAGTGGCCTTACAGGTGCCTCATTAGAGgcaatcaggaggcagacgcaggttagaggtcagcctggtctgtgtagcCAAGTTCACCCTAGAGTCTATTGACCTAAAAGCAACTTTTTGTTTCTTGTCATCCATATCCAAGTTAAATGTTACATTCCAATAGCAGCCAAGTGCTTTCCTACTTACTGTTGatactgatttttattattttttttaatatgtgagAGTGACTCCTGCAGGCACTGGACGGTCTGGaaagaaaatgttactttttttttgatgCAGGTTTATGATTCTGACAAGTCCCAAAGTCATGTCAGAATATCCAGCTTGTGACAGTCTTAAACTTCTCATTAAGGTACTAACGGATACTGAAGGAGGCCACAGTTAACGATGAGGGAGAGGATGGTTTCCTGTGGAGTTGTAATTTGGGTGGTTAAGGCACAACGGTTGCAGGCTAACCGCTATAGATAAAAGCCTTCAGAGGAAGTCTGAATACAAGCAGCTAGTGAGATGGTAAAATTTCCTCACACACCCCATGAGACACAGGGTCACACGTGGGCAAATTTATTGAAATTTCTGTCCAGAAAGGTCACAGGATCGATCGTGTGGCTAGGAGCGGACGTAAAGCCGCGTTCATTGCTACCAGTGATCATAACGGTGCTTTGGGGACTGGGTGCGACCGGCCGGGAAGCAGCTGTCTGCATGCACTGCGGCTCGGACGCCAACGCGGACCCGCCCCACACCGCCGAGATGCCCTCCCTCTGGCCCGACCACCGCTAGCAAACCCGTCCCGGTCTCCAGTCGATCTGCGGCCCCAACTCAAACCCAGCAAAACTAGGTGCG
Proteins encoded in this window:
- the Ndufv2 gene encoding NADH dehydrogenase [ubiquinone] flavoprotein 2, mitochondrial, with the translated sequence MFSLALRARAAGLTALWGRHTRNLHKTAVQNGAGGALFVHRDTPENNPDTPFDFTPENYKRIEAIVKNYPEGHKAAAVLPVLDLAQRQNGWLPISAMNKVAEVLQVPPMRVYEVATFYTMYNRKPVGKYHIQVCTTTPCMLRDSDSILETLQRKLGIKVGETTPDKLFTLIEVECLGACVNAPMVQINDNYYEDLTPKDIEEIIDELRAGKVPKPGPRSGRFCCEPAGGLTSLTEPPKGPGFGVQAGL